One window from the genome of Magnolia sinica isolate HGM2019 chromosome 4, MsV1, whole genome shotgun sequence encodes:
- the LOC131242889 gene encoding uncharacterized protein LOC131242889 isoform X2, whose translation MSTYNDWYSKFRTQPAAVSILDIFVEYGNEGSIVLLQACLDQVKFQSEDFQSKPDLLSAIFRYFLGRPNFATVFCEALRSKVMSEGFLEGLSKQLHLSTPEKIAVGLALSDSGNTDFRIREDVEKRHQRNIQDHPLFFGITLGLLAEIINSRLFTTVRDSLGLTYDVSFELSLFDRLKLRWYVVSVTSTPGKVYKAVDACKNVLRGLHDSKIAQRELDRMEVLLGKTKKFDDLMVAVAAKGRQLETIKHDGKP comes from the exons ATGAGCACCTACAATGACTGGTATTCCAAATTCCGAACTCAACCTGCTGCAGTCAGCATTTTGGATATT TTTGTTGAATATGGGAATGAGGGAAGCATTGTACTGCTCCAAGCCTGCTTAGATCAAGTGAAATTTCAAAGCGAAGACTTTCAGTCAAAGCCAGATCTTCTATCAGCTATCTTTAGATACTTTTTGGGTAGACCAAATTTTGCCACAGTTTTCTGTGAAGCACTGAGAAGTAAAGTGATGAGTGAAGGATTTCTAGAAGGTCTCTCCAAGCAATTGCATTTGTCTACACCCGAGAAAATTGCTGTTGGTCTTGCTCTGTCAGATTCAGGAAATACGGATTTCAGAATTAGAG AAGATGTAGAGAAAAGACATCAAAGAAATATTCAAGATCATCCACTATTCTTTGGAATCACATTGGGGCTGTTGGCTGAGATAATAAATTCAAG GCTCTTCACTACAGTCCGGGATTCTTTAGGATTAACATATGATGTATCCTTTGAGCTAAGCCTGTTTGATAGGCTGAAACTCAGGTGGTATGTGGTCTCAGTAACTTCAACTCCTGGCAAGGT CTATAAAGCTGTTGATGCATGTAAGAATGTTCTGAGAGGTTTGCATGACAGCAAGATTGCCCAAAGGGAGCTGGATCGG ATGGAGGTATTGCTGGGGAAGACTAAGAAATTCGATGATCTGATGGTTGCCGTTGCTGCCAAAGGGAGGCAGTTGGAGACAATAAAGCATGATGGCAAACCATAG
- the LOC131242889 gene encoding stromal processing peptidase, chloroplastic-like isoform X3, which produces MSEGFLEGLSKQLHLSTPEKIAVGLALSDSGNTDFRIRDEQSNSAELLSLETEDVEKRHQRNIQDHPLFFGITLGLLAEIINSRLFTTVRDSLGLTYDVSFELSLFDRLKLRWYVVSVTSTPGKVYKAVDACKNVLRGLHDSKIAQRELDRMEVLLGKTKKFDDLMVAVAAKGRQLETIKHDGKP; this is translated from the exons ATGAGTGAAGGATTTCTAGAAGGTCTCTCCAAGCAATTGCATTTGTCTACACCCGAGAAAATTGCTGTTGGTCTTGCTCTGTCAGATTCAGGAAATACGGATTTCAGAATTAGAG ATGAACAATCTAATTCTGCAGAATTGCTTTCCTTGGAAACAGAAGATGTAGAGAAAAGACATCAAAGAAATATTCAAGATCATCCACTATTCTTTGGAATCACATTGGGGCTGTTGGCTGAGATAATAAATTCAAG GCTCTTCACTACAGTCCGGGATTCTTTAGGATTAACATATGATGTATCCTTTGAGCTAAGCCTGTTTGATAGGCTGAAACTCAGGTGGTATGTGGTCTCAGTAACTTCAACTCCTGGCAAGGT CTATAAAGCTGTTGATGCATGTAAGAATGTTCTGAGAGGTTTGCATGACAGCAAGATTGCCCAAAGGGAGCTGGATCGG ATGGAGGTATTGCTGGGGAAGACTAAGAAATTCGATGATCTGATGGTTGCCGTTGCTGCCAAAGGGAGGCAGTTGGAGACAATAAAGCATGATGGCAAACCATAG
- the LOC131242889 gene encoding uncharacterized protein LOC131242889 isoform X1 has product MSTYNDWYSKFRTQPAAVSILDIFVEYGNEGSIVLLQACLDQVKFQSEDFQSKPDLLSAIFRYFLGRPNFATVFCEALRSKVMSEGFLEGLSKQLHLSTPEKIAVGLALSDSGNTDFRIRDEQSNSAELLSLETEDVEKRHQRNIQDHPLFFGITLGLLAEIINSRLFTTVRDSLGLTYDVSFELSLFDRLKLRWYVVSVTSTPGKVYKAVDACKNVLRGLHDSKIAQRELDRMEVLLGKTKKFDDLMVAVAAKGRQLETIKHDGKP; this is encoded by the exons ATGAGCACCTACAATGACTGGTATTCCAAATTCCGAACTCAACCTGCTGCAGTCAGCATTTTGGATATT TTTGTTGAATATGGGAATGAGGGAAGCATTGTACTGCTCCAAGCCTGCTTAGATCAAGTGAAATTTCAAAGCGAAGACTTTCAGTCAAAGCCAGATCTTCTATCAGCTATCTTTAGATACTTTTTGGGTAGACCAAATTTTGCCACAGTTTTCTGTGAAGCACTGAGAAGTAAAGTGATGAGTGAAGGATTTCTAGAAGGTCTCTCCAAGCAATTGCATTTGTCTACACCCGAGAAAATTGCTGTTGGTCTTGCTCTGTCAGATTCAGGAAATACGGATTTCAGAATTAGAG ATGAACAATCTAATTCTGCAGAATTGCTTTCCTTGGAAACAGAAGATGTAGAGAAAAGACATCAAAGAAATATTCAAGATCATCCACTATTCTTTGGAATCACATTGGGGCTGTTGGCTGAGATAATAAATTCAAG GCTCTTCACTACAGTCCGGGATTCTTTAGGATTAACATATGATGTATCCTTTGAGCTAAGCCTGTTTGATAGGCTGAAACTCAGGTGGTATGTGGTCTCAGTAACTTCAACTCCTGGCAAGGT CTATAAAGCTGTTGATGCATGTAAGAATGTTCTGAGAGGTTTGCATGACAGCAAGATTGCCCAAAGGGAGCTGGATCGG ATGGAGGTATTGCTGGGGAAGACTAAGAAATTCGATGATCTGATGGTTGCCGTTGCTGCCAAAGGGAGGCAGTTGGAGACAATAAAGCATGATGGCAAACCATAG